A single window of Vespula pensylvanica isolate Volc-1 chromosome 23, ASM1446617v1, whole genome shotgun sequence DNA harbors:
- the LOC122636698 gene encoding leucine-rich repeat-containing protein 57-like, translated as MGNFGLQQHYETAKKTGALRLSQKKLDEFPSNLRTLAHLLRNLDISENKFTRLPDEIGEFTLLKQINLSRNRLTTLPEIIGLLLKLECFNASSNYIERIPHSFSKLSHLKQVNLSDNRITEFPLMFCDLKHLDILDLSKNKLTIIPDAAFLLSVTELNLNQNQISIISDRIAECSRLKTLRLEENCLQLNAIPTRILKESKISMLALTGNLFEMKQFADVEGYDDYMERYTAVKKKMF; from the coding sequence ATGGGTAATTTTGGATTGCAACAACATTACGAGACTGCCAAGAAGACGGGAGCACTGAGATTGTCTCAAAAGAAACTGGACGAATTTCCATCGAATCTACGTACATTGGCACATCTTCTACGTAATTTGGATATATCTGAGAATAAATTTACTAGATTACCCGACGAGATTGGCGAGTTTACCTTGTTGAAACAGATCAATTTGAGTCGTAACAGGCTTACGACGTTACCAGAGATTATCggtcttttattaaaattagaatGTTTCAATGCCAGTTCGAATTACATCGAAAGGATACCACATTCCTTTTCAAAATTATCCCATTTAAAACAAGTTAATCTTTCTGATAATCGCATTACCGAATTCCCTTTAATGTTTTGCGATTTGAAACATCTCGACATATTGGATCTGTCGAAGAATAAATTGACGATTATACCGGACGCTGCTTTCTTACTTTCAGTGACCGAATTAAATCTtaatcaaaatcaaatttctattatatcggACAGAATCGCCGAATGTTCGCGTCTGAAGACGTTACGCTTAGAAGAAAACTGTTTACAATTGAATGCCATACCAACcagaatattgaaagaatctAAGATATCAATGTTAGCGTTAACAGGGAATCTCTTCGAGATGAAACAATTCGCTGACGTTGAAGGATACGATGATTATATGGAAAGATATACAgcggtgaaaaaaaaaatgttttga